The following coding sequences are from one Salmo trutta chromosome 36, fSalTru1.1, whole genome shotgun sequence window:
- the LOC115175690 gene encoding thyroid hormone receptor beta isoform X3, translated as MSEQGDKCTTPRWKHEAMQNGYIPSYLDKDELCVVCGDKATGYHYRCITCEGCKGFFRRTIQKNLNPTYACKYEAKCIIDKVTRNQCQECRFKKCIAVGMATDLVLDDSKRLAKRKLIEENRERRRKEELQKTVWDRPEPSQEEWDLIRMVTEAHMSTNAQGNHWKQKRKFLPEDIGQAPVINAPEGSKVDIEAFSQFTKIITPAITRVVDFAKKLPMFCELPCEDQIILLKGCCMEIMSLRAAVRYDPESETLTLNGEMAVTRGQLKNGGLGVVSDAIFDLGLSLSSFHLDDSEVALLQTVILLSSDRPGLTSVDRIERCQEEFLLAFEHYINYRKHKVAQFWPKLLMKVTDLRMIGACHASRFLHMKVECPNELFPPLFLEVFED; from the exons GGTACATCCCTAGTTACCTGGACAAGGACGAgttatgtgtggtgtgtggggaCAAAGCTACAGGATATCACTATCGCTGTATCACCTGTGAAGGATGCAAG GGTTTCTTCCGGCGGACGATCCAGAAGAACCTGAACCCAACGTACGCGTGTAAGTACGAGGCGAAGTGCATCATCGATAAGGTGACCAGGAACCAGTGCCAGGAATGTCGCTTCAAGAAGTGCATCGCTGTCGGCATGGCAACAGACT tGGTGCTGGACGACAGCAAGCGGCTCGCCAAGCGGAAGTTGATCGAGGAGAACCGTGAGCGGCGGCGGAAGGAGGAGCTCCAGAAGACGGTGTGGGACCGGCCTGAGCCGTCCCAGGAGGAGTGGGACCTGATCCGCATGGTCACCGAGGCCCACATGTCAACTAACGCCCAGGGCAACCACTGGAAACAGAAACGCAAGTTCTTG CCCGAGGACATTGGTCAAGCGCCGGTCATAAATGCACCTGAAGGGAGCAAAGTGGACATAGAAGCCTTCAGTCAGTTTACAAAAATTATCACCCCCGCCATTACCCGAGTGGTGGACTTTGCCAAAAAGCTGCCTATGTTCTGTGAG ctgcctTGTGAAGACCAGATTATCCTATTGAAAGGCTGCTGCATGGAGATCATGTCTTTACGGGCGGCCGTTCGCTACGACCCCGAGAGCGAGACGCTGACGCTTAACGGAGAGATGGCCGTGACCCGCGGCCAGCTGAAGAACGGAGGCCTGGGTGTGGTGTCGGACGCTATCTTTGATTTGGGCTTATCGCTGTCTTCGTTCCACCTGGACGACTCTGAGGTCGCTCTGCTACAGACCGTCATCCTCCTGTCCTccg accGTCCGGGGCTGACCAGCGTGGACCGTATTGAGCGCTGTCAGGAGGAGTTCCTTCTGGCCTTTGAACATTACATCAACTACCGCAAACACAAGGTGGCGCAATTCTGGCCCAAGCTGCTGATGAAGGTGACGGACCTGCGGATGATCGGGGCGTGCCACGCCTCCCGCTTCCTGCATATGAAGGTGGAGTGCCCCAACGAACTTTTCCCCCCACTCTTCCTAGAGGTCTTTGAGGACTGA
- the LOC115175690 gene encoding thyroid hormone receptor beta isoform X1, with product MSEQGDKCTTPRWKHEAMQNGYIPSYLDKDELCVVCGDKATGYHYRCITCEGCKGFFRRTIQKNLNPTYACKYEAKCIIDKVTRNQCQECRFKKCIAVGMATDLVLDDSKRLAKRKLIEENRERRRKEELQKTVWDRPEPSQEEWDLIRMVTEAHMSTNAQGNHWKQKRKFLVEEAMLLNEITCNLFYTSDQSAVGVKETKPEDIGQAPVINAPEGSKVDIEAFSQFTKIITPAITRVVDFAKKLPMFCELPCEDQIILLKGCCMEIMSLRAAVRYDPESETLTLNGEMAVTRGQLKNGGLGVVSDAIFDLGLSLSSFHLDDSEVALLQTVILLSSDRPGLTSVDRIERCQEEFLLAFEHYINYRKHKVAQFWPKLLMKVTDLRMIGACHASRFLHMKVECPNELFPPLFLEVFED from the exons GGTACATCCCTAGTTACCTGGACAAGGACGAgttatgtgtggtgtgtggggaCAAAGCTACAGGATATCACTATCGCTGTATCACCTGTGAAGGATGCAAG GGTTTCTTCCGGCGGACGATCCAGAAGAACCTGAACCCAACGTACGCGTGTAAGTACGAGGCGAAGTGCATCATCGATAAGGTGACCAGGAACCAGTGCCAGGAATGTCGCTTCAAGAAGTGCATCGCTGTCGGCATGGCAACAGACT tGGTGCTGGACGACAGCAAGCGGCTCGCCAAGCGGAAGTTGATCGAGGAGAACCGTGAGCGGCGGCGGAAGGAGGAGCTCCAGAAGACGGTGTGGGACCGGCCTGAGCCGTCCCAGGAGGAGTGGGACCTGATCCGCATGGTCACCGAGGCCCACATGTCAACTAACGCCCAGGGCAACCACTGGAAACAGAAACGCAAGTTCTTG GTCGAGGAAGCAATGCTACTTAATGAAATAACATGTAATTTATTCTATACTTCTGACCAGAGTGCAGTGGGGGTGAAGGAAACCAAG CCCGAGGACATTGGTCAAGCGCCGGTCATAAATGCACCTGAAGGGAGCAAAGTGGACATAGAAGCCTTCAGTCAGTTTACAAAAATTATCACCCCCGCCATTACCCGAGTGGTGGACTTTGCCAAAAAGCTGCCTATGTTCTGTGAG ctgcctTGTGAAGACCAGATTATCCTATTGAAAGGCTGCTGCATGGAGATCATGTCTTTACGGGCGGCCGTTCGCTACGACCCCGAGAGCGAGACGCTGACGCTTAACGGAGAGATGGCCGTGACCCGCGGCCAGCTGAAGAACGGAGGCCTGGGTGTGGTGTCGGACGCTATCTTTGATTTGGGCTTATCGCTGTCTTCGTTCCACCTGGACGACTCTGAGGTCGCTCTGCTACAGACCGTCATCCTCCTGTCCTccg accGTCCGGGGCTGACCAGCGTGGACCGTATTGAGCGCTGTCAGGAGGAGTTCCTTCTGGCCTTTGAACATTACATCAACTACCGCAAACACAAGGTGGCGCAATTCTGGCCCAAGCTGCTGATGAAGGTGACGGACCTGCGGATGATCGGGGCGTGCCACGCCTCCCGCTTCCTGCATATGAAGGTGGAGTGCCCCAACGAACTTTTCCCCCCACTCTTCCTAGAGGTCTTTGAGGACTGA
- the LOC115175690 gene encoding thyroid hormone receptor beta isoform X2 has protein sequence MSEQGDKCTTPRWKHEAMQNGYIPSYLDKDELCVVCGDKATGYHYRCITCEGCKGFFRRTIQKNLNPTYACKYEAKCIIDKVTRNQCQECRFKKCIAVGMATDLVLDDSKRLAKRKLIEENRERRRKEELQKTVWDRPEPSQEEWDLIRMVTEAHMSTNAQGNHWKQKRKFLSAVGVKETKPEDIGQAPVINAPEGSKVDIEAFSQFTKIITPAITRVVDFAKKLPMFCELPCEDQIILLKGCCMEIMSLRAAVRYDPESETLTLNGEMAVTRGQLKNGGLGVVSDAIFDLGLSLSSFHLDDSEVALLQTVILLSSDRPGLTSVDRIERCQEEFLLAFEHYINYRKHKVAQFWPKLLMKVTDLRMIGACHASRFLHMKVECPNELFPPLFLEVFED, from the exons GGTACATCCCTAGTTACCTGGACAAGGACGAgttatgtgtggtgtgtggggaCAAAGCTACAGGATATCACTATCGCTGTATCACCTGTGAAGGATGCAAG GGTTTCTTCCGGCGGACGATCCAGAAGAACCTGAACCCAACGTACGCGTGTAAGTACGAGGCGAAGTGCATCATCGATAAGGTGACCAGGAACCAGTGCCAGGAATGTCGCTTCAAGAAGTGCATCGCTGTCGGCATGGCAACAGACT tGGTGCTGGACGACAGCAAGCGGCTCGCCAAGCGGAAGTTGATCGAGGAGAACCGTGAGCGGCGGCGGAAGGAGGAGCTCCAGAAGACGGTGTGGGACCGGCCTGAGCCGTCCCAGGAGGAGTGGGACCTGATCCGCATGGTCACCGAGGCCCACATGTCAACTAACGCCCAGGGCAACCACTGGAAACAGAAACGCAAGTTCTTG AGTGCAGTGGGGGTGAAGGAAACCAAG CCCGAGGACATTGGTCAAGCGCCGGTCATAAATGCACCTGAAGGGAGCAAAGTGGACATAGAAGCCTTCAGTCAGTTTACAAAAATTATCACCCCCGCCATTACCCGAGTGGTGGACTTTGCCAAAAAGCTGCCTATGTTCTGTGAG ctgcctTGTGAAGACCAGATTATCCTATTGAAAGGCTGCTGCATGGAGATCATGTCTTTACGGGCGGCCGTTCGCTACGACCCCGAGAGCGAGACGCTGACGCTTAACGGAGAGATGGCCGTGACCCGCGGCCAGCTGAAGAACGGAGGCCTGGGTGTGGTGTCGGACGCTATCTTTGATTTGGGCTTATCGCTGTCTTCGTTCCACCTGGACGACTCTGAGGTCGCTCTGCTACAGACCGTCATCCTCCTGTCCTccg accGTCCGGGGCTGACCAGCGTGGACCGTATTGAGCGCTGTCAGGAGGAGTTCCTTCTGGCCTTTGAACATTACATCAACTACCGCAAACACAAGGTGGCGCAATTCTGGCCCAAGCTGCTGATGAAGGTGACGGACCTGCGGATGATCGGGGCGTGCCACGCCTCCCGCTTCCTGCATATGAAGGTGGAGTGCCCCAACGAACTTTTCCCCCCACTCTTCCTAGAGGTCTTTGAGGACTGA